The following are from one region of the Mauremys mutica isolate MM-2020 ecotype Southern chromosome 22, ASM2049712v1, whole genome shotgun sequence genome:
- the C22H11orf52 gene encoding uncharacterized protein C11orf52 homolog, which produces MGTSCSCAGRWRCPSPFKRKKEKQGTRAKQMSQPHQDDRKTGLQAAHTYDDVSEFPVYATVNKPRNVKRDDSVHYADIQVFTRARERSAQEVKNLQMQNATEYATLNFPHPRLKYDSRNGTLV; this is translated from the exons GAGATGTCCTTcgccttttaaaagaaaaaaagaaaagcaag GCACTAGAGCAAAACAGATGAGCCAACCGCACCAGGATGACAGGAAG ACGGGCCTGCAGGCTGCTCACACGTACGATGACGTCTCGGAGTTTCCAGTCTATGCTACTGTGAACAAGCCCAGGAATGTGAAGCGTGATGACAGTGTGCACTATGCAGATATCCAGGTGTTCACCAGGGCCCGGGAGCGCTCGGCCCAAGAGGTGAAGAACTTGCAAATGCAGAATGCAACGGAGTATGCCACCCTTaacttcccccatcccagactgAAATACGACAGCAGAAATGGGACCCTGGTGTAA